In the Nitrospirales bacterium LBB_01 genome, one interval contains:
- the rfaE2 gene encoding D-glycero-beta-D-manno-heptose 1-phosphate adenylyltransferase, translating into MAPECKDKVLGLSELSLRVNTLKADGKKIVFTNGCFDIVHVGHTRYLSMAKALGDILIVAVNSDDSVRRLKPGRPIVSEHERAEVLASLSAVDYVMIFNEDTPYETISELRPDVLVKGGDWEKEDIVGSDIVSEVHSLPFVDGRSTTEIINKIKGLHS; encoded by the coding sequence ATGGCACCGGAGTGTAAAGATAAGGTGTTGGGGCTTTCTGAGTTAAGCCTACGTGTCAACACACTCAAAGCGGATGGAAAGAAAATAGTGTTTACAAACGGCTGCTTTGATATTGTTCATGTTGGGCACACTCGGTACTTGAGCATGGCTAAAGCACTTGGGGATATTCTTATAGTAGCCGTAAATTCCGATGACTCTGTACGCAGGTTAAAGCCGGGAAGGCCGATAGTCTCCGAACATGAACGCGCCGAGGTGCTTGCCTCTCTAAGTGCGGTTGACTATGTGATGATTTTTAATGAGGATACCCCCTATGAGACCATTAGTGAGCTTCGCCCCGATGTGCTGGTTAAGGGGGGGGATTGGGAAAAAGAAGACATTGTCGGCTCTGATATTGTGTCGGAGGTTCATAGTCTGCCTTTTGTTGACGGGAGATCCACTACGGAAATTATAAATAAAATAAAAGGGCTGCACTCTTAG
- a CDS encoding DUF202 domain-containing protein, producing MDRNFLSWVKTGISIIVFGIISEKFVIFVEGLDAFFSLTQKKSLSFARILITSSVTGSIMLVVGTAIIFLAGIRYKNVNKMIKQGQYTIPNYLTCFTAMAVLIISTVLIYNLYKSL from the coding sequence ATGGACAGAAATTTTCTGTCGTGGGTTAAAACCGGAATATCCATTATTGTCTTTGGTATAATCAGCGAGAAATTTGTCATTTTTGTAGAGGGTCTTGATGCGTTTTTTTCCTTAACTCAGAAAAAAAGTCTATCTTTTGCCAGAATACTTATAACCTCATCGGTAACAGGCAGCATTATGCTTGTGGTTGGAACCGCCATAATCTTTTTAGCCGGCATACGGTATAAGAATGTCAATAAAATGATAAAACAAGGACAATACACGATTCCCAACTATTTGACGTGTTTCACCGCTATGGCAGTTCTTATTATAAGCACTGTATTAATTTATAATCTATATAAATCATTATAA
- a CDS encoding DUF202 domain-containing protein encodes MANDKSENNEFSHILQHLSNERTFLSWIRTSLSIMAFGFVIEKFGLFLLKSIDIMNITGLKAGAVEEIERYSTSVGKLLIAAGVVLSLFCFIRYKKIEKQICAERFILSPILDLVLSLCVIAIGILFLMHMGHTF; translated from the coding sequence ATGGCAAACGACAAATCAGAAAATAACGAATTTAGCCACATTCTACAACATCTTTCAAACGAGAGAACGTTTTTATCGTGGATACGAACGAGTCTGTCCATTATGGCATTTGGTTTTGTGATAGAAAAATTTGGACTGTTTTTACTGAAGTCAATAGATATTATGAATATAACCGGACTTAAGGCAGGGGCAGTGGAGGAGATAGAAAGGTATTCTACTTCAGTCGGTAAGTTATTGATAGCGGCAGGGGTGGTGTTAAGCTTATTTTGTTTTATCCGGTACAAAAAAATCGAAAAGCAGATTTGTGCTGAGAGATTTATTCTTTCGCCTATACTTGATTTAGTGTTATCCCTGTGTGTTATAGCAATAGGAATTCTGTTTTTGATGCACATGGGGCATACGTTTTAG
- a CDS encoding pyridoxal phosphate-dependent aminotransferase — MLSERAKKIKPSATLSIDSKAKEMKASGVDVISFALGEPDFDTPDNIKEAAIKAIKSGFTKYTPVGGVPELKDAIINKLKTDNSLEYDRTEIVVSCGAKHSLYNAAQALYSPGDEVLIPAPYWVSYPDQVLLNDAVPVIVDCREEDLFMVTADSLKEKITKKTKAVILNYPSNPTGYTYDKKTLEGIAEVALKHNLFIVSDEIYEKLLYDGLTHISIASIDKEVKKKTIVINGLSKSHAMTGWRIGYAAGDKSVIKAMENIQSQSTSNPTSISQKAAIEAMTGQQETVSIMVKEFDKRREFIVKELNEIPGVSCRRPQGAFYAFPNIKAHLGKSVGSRKVADSSDMAMYLLEDAAVALVPGGAFGMEGYIRISYATSMEVIKEGLNRIKKALKALS, encoded by the coding sequence ATGCTATCAGAAAGAGCTAAGAAAATTAAACCATCGGCAACGTTATCAATTGACTCAAAGGCAAAGGAGATGAAGGCATCCGGGGTGGACGTGATTAGTTTTGCTCTGGGAGAGCCAGATTTTGACACACCCGACAACATTAAAGAGGCTGCAATAAAGGCAATCAAGTCAGGCTTTACGAAATACACACCTGTGGGCGGCGTGCCTGAGCTTAAAGACGCTATCATTAATAAGCTAAAAACAGATAATTCTCTTGAGTATGACCGCACTGAAATAGTGGTCTCCTGTGGGGCAAAGCATTCTCTGTATAATGCTGCTCAGGCGCTGTATTCGCCCGGAGATGAGGTGCTGATTCCCGCTCCATACTGGGTATCGTACCCGGATCAGGTGCTGCTTAATGACGCTGTGCCCGTTATTGTTGACTGCCGTGAAGAGGATTTATTTATGGTCACAGCAGATTCATTGAAAGAAAAAATCACGAAAAAAACTAAGGCTGTCATTCTAAATTATCCATCTAATCCAACCGGTTACACGTATGACAAGAAAACCCTTGAAGGGATTGCTGAAGTTGCCCTTAAACATAATCTGTTTATCGTCTCAGATGAAATATATGAAAAGCTCCTCTACGATGGACTCACTCACATCAGCATTGCCTCAATAGATAAAGAGGTGAAAAAGAAAACCATTGTGATTAATGGGCTTTCAAAATCTCATGCAATGACAGGGTGGCGGATTGGTTACGCCGCAGGAGACAAGAGTGTCATTAAGGCTATGGAAAACATCCAGAGCCAATCGACGTCTAATCCAACATCAATCTCCCAGAAGGCCGCCATAGAGGCGATGACAGGCCAGCAGGAAACAGTTTCAATTATGGTAAAAGAGTTTGACAAACGAAGGGAATTCATAGTTAAGGAGTTAAATGAGATACCGGGCGTATCATGCCGGAGGCCGCAGGGCGCTTTCTATGCCTTTCCAAATATAAAAGCCCACCTTGGCAAATCTGTTGGCAGCCGGAAAGTTGCCGACTCATCGGATATGGCGATGTATCTGCTTGAGGATGCCGCTGTGGCGCTTGTTCCCGGAGGCGCATTTGGTATGGAGGGATATATCCGCATATCTTACGCTACTTCAATGGAGGTCATAAAGGAGGGGCTTAACAGAATTAAGAAGGCTCTTAAGGCTCTTTCGTAA
- a CDS encoding YajQ family cyclic di-GMP-binding protein yields the protein MADEFSFDVGCKVDMQEVTNAINQALKEISQRFDFKGSKSTIELDKGKQVMTIASDDEFKLNSVKDILESKLVKRNVVLKTISYGKVEQAAGGSVRQIANFQQGIPIEKAKEVVKLVKDMKLKVNAEIQGDTVRIKSKKKDELQAVIAAIKERDFGIFIEVGNYR from the coding sequence ATGGCTGATGAGTTTTCATTTGATGTTGGCTGCAAGGTGGACATGCAAGAGGTGACAAACGCTATAAATCAGGCGTTAAAGGAAATATCCCAACGTTTTGACTTTAAGGGCAGCAAAAGCACAATTGAACTGGACAAGGGTAAACAGGTAATGACAATTGCCTCTGATGATGAGTTTAAACTTAACAGCGTCAAGGACATTCTGGAGTCTAAACTTGTCAAGCGCAATGTGGTGCTAAAGACGATTAGTTACGGCAAGGTTGAACAGGCCGCAGGGGGCAGCGTCCGGCAAATTGCCAATTTTCAACAGGGCATACCCATAGAGAAAGCTAAAGAGGTGGTTAAACTGGTTAAAGATATGAAACTTAAGGTTAACGCAGAGATTCAAGGGGATACTGTTAGAATTAAGAGCAAGAAAAAAGACGAACTGCAGGCTGTAATAGCGGCTATCAAGGAAAGAGATTTTGGAATATTTATTGAAGTTGGAAATTACAGATGA
- a CDS encoding tetratricopeptide repeat protein: protein MKVKDNKKKSKDTVAGKTPVNRPLDDKTEDYRWLNIFDSTDIIIFFIATLSFLVFFQVRHFDFVNFDDSKYLTENTFVQKGLSFAAIKWAFSTSSSDYWQPLTWITHLLDCTIYGMSPGGHHITSLILHVLNTVLVFFVFEKITGMRNKAAIIAALFAVHPAHVESVAWVSERKDVLYAFFWFLSLLSYHYYVTSPSVKRYLIVLFFFSCSLMSKPMAITFPLIVILLDVWPFGRLNKGNVVRLILEKIPLFFFSAASSIYTFYAQKAVGTLAPVDMVSIGARFKNAFISYLSYIYIAFVPINLAAIYPFSFNLSTTKAVLSLALMLIVSAFAVFTLFGYKSFKPKPYVFTGWFWFVITLLPVIGLVQVGPQAMADRYTYIPYIGIFIILVMMWPDNFFENKIKKYAMYSLTMTVILVLSLLSYRQTGYWKNTITLFDHAVLVTKDNFIAHNSLGASLAQAGRFDESLPHLREAIILNPIFFEAYINLGNVLFTLKKTQDAANIYKKAIELNPKSAMAYNGYGVAVLNSDDNDNSFKEALEAFKQALIIDPNFMPARMNLEIAIKEQGPRH, encoded by the coding sequence ATGAAAGTAAAAGACAACAAGAAAAAAAGTAAAGATACCGTCGCAGGGAAAACTCCGGTGAATCGTCCGTTAGACGATAAAACGGAGGACTACCGATGGCTTAATATATTTGATTCCACAGATATAATTATTTTTTTTATAGCTACTTTGTCTTTCCTTGTTTTTTTTCAGGTCAGACATTTTGATTTCGTTAATTTTGATGATTCTAAATATTTAACGGAAAATACTTTTGTGCAAAAAGGACTGTCATTTGCGGCAATAAAATGGGCGTTTTCCACATCGTCATCCGACTACTGGCAGCCGCTTACATGGATTACGCATCTTTTGGATTGTACGATTTACGGCATGAGTCCCGGTGGCCACCATATAACAAGTTTAATTTTACACGTGTTAAACACAGTGCTGGTGTTTTTTGTATTTGAAAAAATCACAGGGATGCGTAACAAAGCAGCTATAATTGCCGCCCTGTTTGCCGTGCATCCGGCTCATGTGGAATCGGTGGCATGGGTGTCTGAGAGGAAAGATGTTCTTTATGCTTTTTTTTGGTTTTTGTCATTGCTATCATACCACTACTATGTTACGTCGCCATCCGTTAAGCGATATTTAATCGTTCTGTTTTTCTTTTCATGTTCTTTAATGTCTAAGCCTATGGCTATAACATTTCCATTGATTGTTATTCTTTTGGATGTCTGGCCGTTTGGTAGACTTAACAAAGGCAATGTCGTGCGCCTGATTTTAGAGAAAATACCGCTTTTTTTCTTTTCTGCCGCAAGCTCGATATATACTTTTTACGCCCAAAAAGCAGTTGGCACACTTGCTCCGGTTGATATGGTATCTATTGGAGCACGCTTCAAAAACGCTTTTATCTCATATCTGAGTTATATATATATAGCATTTGTGCCTATAAATCTGGCAGCCATATACCCATTTTCTTTTAATCTTTCAACCACAAAAGCTGTGCTGTCCCTTGCGCTTATGCTGATTGTTTCTGCGTTTGCGGTGTTTACATTGTTTGGTTATAAGTCATTCAAACCTAAACCATATGTTTTTACCGGCTGGTTTTGGTTTGTTATAACTCTGCTTCCGGTTATTGGTCTTGTTCAAGTAGGCCCACAGGCTATGGCAGACAGATACACGTATATTCCATATATTGGTATTTTTATAATACTCGTTATGATGTGGCCGGATAATTTTTTTGAAAATAAGATTAAAAAATACGCAATGTACTCGTTGACCATGACTGTTATATTGGTTTTATCGCTTTTATCTTACCGGCAAACCGGTTATTGGAAAAATACGATAACGCTCTTTGACCATGCGGTTTTAGTTACAAAGGATAATTTCATAGCTCATAACAGTTTGGGAGCCTCTTTGGCTCAGGCAGGGAGATTTGATGAAAGTTTGCCGCACCTGCGCGAGGCAATTATCCTTAATCCAATATTTTTTGAGGCTTATATAAACCTGGGTAATGTACTTTTTACCCTTAAAAAAACGCAAGACGCTGCAAATATCTATAAGAAAGCAATAGAGTTAAATCCCAAAAGCGCTATGGCTTACAACGGCTATGGCGTTGCCGTTTTAAACTCTGATGATAATGACAACTCCTTCAAAGAAGCTCTGGAGGCGTTTAAACAAGCTCTCATTATTGATCCTAACTTTATGCCGGCACGGATGAATCTTGAAATAGCAATCAAAGAACAAGGGCCGCGCCACTAA
- a CDS encoding ABC transporter ATP-binding protein, giving the protein MVISVRNVHKSFGRVKAVDGLSFDVEESICFALLGPNGAGKTTMMKMIYGKAGCDDTPDTVLNVLGYDPRRNPLEIKYLSGVVPQDDNLDVEMNVTENLLIFAGFYGIPRKVARERISELLDIMELSEKGKSKIRELSGGMKRRLMIARALINNPRLLILDEPTTGLDPQVRHLIWDKLRQMKRRNITIVLTTHYMEEAFQISDKLIIMHSGRKMLEGNPKKLLDETLEKYVLEIHNSNAIKDVENILNGTAYRKDASREVINFYSDDLKALELAAKPVNVGQYFIRNSNLEDLFLKITGRTLNDEQ; this is encoded by the coding sequence ATGGTGATAAGTGTAAGGAACGTGCATAAGAGTTTTGGCAGGGTTAAGGCGGTAGATGGATTAAGTTTTGACGTTGAGGAGTCAATCTGCTTTGCCCTTCTTGGTCCTAACGGGGCAGGTAAAACCACCATGATGAAGATGATATACGGCAAAGCCGGTTGTGACGACACTCCTGATACTGTGCTTAATGTGCTTGGATATGACCCCCGCCGCAATCCTCTTGAAATAAAATACCTCTCCGGCGTAGTGCCACAGGACGATAACCTCGATGTTGAAATGAACGTCACAGAAAATCTGCTTATATTTGCCGGATTTTACGGCATTCCACGCAAAGTGGCAAGAGAGCGGATTAGTGAGCTGCTTGATATTATGGAGCTTTCCGAAAAGGGTAAATCAAAAATACGGGAGCTTTCCGGTGGCATGAAAAGACGGCTTATGATTGCCCGCGCTCTGATTAATAACCCACGCCTTCTGATTCTTGATGAGCCAACAACCGGACTTGACCCACAGGTTCGCCACCTGATATGGGATAAACTTCGCCAGATGAAAAGAAGAAACATCACAATAGTTCTGACCACTCACTACATGGAGGAGGCGTTTCAGATTAGCGACAAACTGATAATCATGCACAGTGGACGAAAAATGCTGGAGGGCAATCCCAAAAAGCTGCTTGATGAAACGCTGGAAAAGTATGTCCTTGAGATTCATAACAGTAACGCAATTAAGGATGTGGAAAACATCCTCAACGGGACAGCTTACAGAAAGGACGCCTCCCGTGAGGTCATAAACTTCTATAGCGATGATCTGAAAGCTCTTGAGTTGGCAGCAAAACCCGTTAACGTGGGGCAATATTTTATCAGAAACTCAAACCTTGAAGACCTTTTTTTAAAGATTACCGGACGAACTCTAAACGATGAACAATGA
- a CDS encoding chemotaxis protein CheA: MSDDEGLDKGREIFIEEARELLTELESALLELEENPADTELVGRVFRAMHTIKGSGAMFGFDDIATFTHEVETAFDMVRNGEIPVTTNLINLTLMARDQIRAMIEASQGGPQVDDERSKEIISGFKLVMSGGSAEVAAATESVTTSESRTKTETADKSSSIITYRVRFRPAPELFNTGTNPILLLNELREVGKATIVAQTDAIPALEDFDPETCLTYWDIVITTEKGVDAIKDVFIFVEDLCEVKIETIDEGGIFDEEERHLKLGEILLSRGDIQLDKLKGILGKQKRVGEILVEAGITDEAHVASALAEQKHLKDVKEQRQKTDTASIRVPSDKLDKLVDLVGELVTVQARLSQTVTDFSDGILMSISEEVERLTWELRDSTMSIRMLPIGSTFSKFKRLLRDLSADLGKEVNLTTDGAETELDKTVIEKLNDPLVHIIRNSVDHGIELPDVRVAAGKSRYGTVHLTAGHSGANVLIQIQDDGKGLDKDVLFAKAVEKGIISADAELSEKDIFSLIFAPGFSTAQKLTSVSGRGVGMDVVKRNIEALRGTVDIKSKIGVGTTITLKLPLTLAIIDGLLVKVADDFYVIPLSVVHECVELTKADISKMHGRHISNVRGAIVPYIVVREHFLVSGPRPEVEQIVVTEVEDKRVGFVVDYVIGEHQTVIKTLGRIYRDVEGISGATILGDGTVALILDIPKLVSVVEKIEANSYENAMSA, encoded by the coding sequence ATGAGTGATGATGAGGGGTTAGACAAAGGACGGGAGATATTTATAGAGGAGGCTCGTGAGCTTTTAACCGAGCTTGAGTCGGCCCTTTTGGAGCTTGAGGAAAACCCAGCGGATACAGAACTTGTCGGGCGCGTCTTTAGGGCGATGCACACGATAAAAGGCTCCGGCGCCATGTTTGGGTTTGACGACATTGCAACCTTTACTCATGAGGTAGAAACAGCTTTTGATATGGTTAGAAACGGTGAGATTCCGGTGACTACTAACCTGATAAACCTAACCCTAATGGCAAGAGACCAAATCAGAGCCATGATAGAGGCCTCTCAAGGCGGCCCACAGGTGGATGATGAGCGGTCAAAGGAAATCATATCGGGCTTCAAACTTGTTATGTCAGGCGGCAGTGCTGAGGTCGCCGCTGCCACCGAGAGTGTAACAACATCTGAGAGCCGCACAAAGACAGAGACAGCCGATAAATCATCGTCCATAATCACATACCGTGTGAGATTTCGCCCTGCGCCTGAGTTATTTAATACCGGTACAAATCCCATCCTGCTTCTGAATGAACTAAGAGAGGTTGGCAAAGCTACCATCGTAGCCCAAACGGACGCCATCCCTGCACTGGAGGACTTTGATCCGGAAACATGTCTGACCTACTGGGACATAGTGATTACGACCGAAAAGGGTGTTGATGCGATAAAAGACGTGTTCATTTTTGTAGAGGACTTGTGTGAAGTAAAGATAGAGACAATAGATGAGGGCGGAATATTTGACGAGGAGGAGCGGCATCTGAAACTTGGCGAGATACTGCTCTCTCGCGGTGATATTCAGCTGGATAAATTAAAAGGCATTTTAGGTAAACAAAAGCGTGTTGGTGAGATTTTAGTAGAGGCAGGGATTACCGATGAGGCTCATGTAGCGTCAGCGCTTGCCGAACAAAAGCACCTTAAGGATGTCAAAGAACAGAGACAAAAAACCGATACGGCATCAATCAGGGTACCCTCCGATAAGCTGGACAAACTTGTGGATTTGGTTGGGGAGCTTGTTACCGTACAGGCGCGGCTAAGCCAGACGGTGACGGATTTCAGTGACGGCATACTTATGTCAATTTCAGAAGAGGTAGAGCGGCTTACGTGGGAGCTAAGAGACAGCACGATGAGTATAAGAATGCTCCCGATAGGTTCAACTTTCAGCAAATTTAAGAGACTGCTCAGGGACTTATCGGCAGACCTCGGCAAAGAGGTCAATCTGACCACAGACGGCGCTGAAACGGAGCTGGATAAGACTGTGATAGAGAAACTCAATGACCCGCTTGTACATATTATAAGAAACAGTGTGGATCACGGAATAGAGTTGCCGGATGTCAGAGTGGCGGCCGGAAAGAGCCGCTATGGGACGGTGCATTTGACAGCCGGACACTCAGGGGCTAACGTGTTAATTCAGATACAGGATGACGGCAAGGGGCTTGATAAGGATGTATTATTTGCAAAAGCTGTGGAAAAGGGAATAATATCTGCCGATGCAGAGTTAAGTGAAAAGGATATATTTTCGTTAATATTTGCTCCGGGGTTTTCAACCGCACAGAAACTTACAAGTGTATCCGGGCGCGGTGTTGGTATGGACGTTGTCAAGCGTAATATTGAGGCTCTAAGGGGCACAGTTGATATAAAGAGCAAAATCGGAGTCGGAACGACAATAACATTAAAACTGCCGCTGACGCTTGCCATAATAGACGGGCTTTTGGTAAAAGTGGCAGATGATTTCTATGTTATACCGCTTTCAGTAGTACACGAGTGCGTGGAGCTTACAAAAGCGGACATTTCAAAAATGCACGGCAGGCACATTTCTAACGTAAGAGGCGCTATAGTGCCCTACATAGTGGTACGGGAGCACTTTTTGGTAAGTGGTCCGCGGCCAGAGGTTGAGCAAATTGTAGTCACCGAGGTAGAGGACAAGAGGGTTGGATTTGTTGTTGACTATGTAATCGGAGAGCATCAGACAGTGATAAAAACCCTTGGCCGTATTTATAGAGATGTCGAGGGAATATCTGGGGCCACAATATTAGGAGACGGCACAGTGGCATTAATACTTGACATTCCAAAACTTGTCAGCGTTGTGGAAAAGATTGAAGCTAATTCCTATGAAAATGCAATGAGTGCGTAG
- a CDS encoding response regulator, with the protein MSKTIMTVDDSASVRQMVSFTLKGAGYTVIEAVDGKDALTKVTGATINMVITDLNMPNMDGITLIRSLRALPDFKFIPIIMLTTESQDTRKQEGKSAGATGWIVKPFKPDQLLGVVKKVLG; encoded by the coding sequence ATGAGTAAAACTATAATGACGGTTGATGACTCGGCAAGCGTCAGACAGATGGTGAGCTTCACCTTAAAAGGCGCCGGATATACGGTCATTGAGGCGGTGGACGGCAAGGATGCTCTCACTAAGGTAACAGGTGCAACGATAAATATGGTAATTACCGACCTTAATATGCCTAACATGGATGGCATTACTCTAATACGGTCACTAAGGGCGCTCCCAGACTTCAAGTTTATACCTATCATAATGCTGACCACGGAGTCTCAGGACACGCGTAAGCAGGAGGGTAAATCGGCGGGAGCTACCGGCTGGATTGTAAAGCCGTTTAAACCAGACCAACTGTTAGGGGTTGTTAAGAAGGTGCTTGGATGA
- a CDS encoding STAS domain-containing protein has protein sequence MFSHKLSKAGELALEGDLTLQNIKEVKDALLKAINKANAITLNLEGATDVDFSFLQLVRAAQKSCEIREKTLTLENVPSRYQDLSEQSGFVQGHR, from the coding sequence ATGTTTTCTCATAAGTTGAGCAAGGCTGGTGAATTGGCTTTAGAGGGCGATTTAACATTGCAAAACATTAAAGAAGTAAAGGATGCGCTCCTTAAGGCAATAAACAAAGCAAACGCAATAACTCTGAACTTAGAAGGGGCGACGGATGTGGATTTTTCGTTTTTGCAACTGGTGCGTGCAGCCCAAAAGTCGTGTGAGATAAGGGAAAAAACACTGACACTTGAAAATGTGCCAAGTCGGTATCAAGACCTATCTGAGCAGTCCGGTTTTGTACAGGGACATCGTTGA
- a CDS encoding pyrophosphate--fructose-6-phosphate 1-phosphotransferase codes for MYMPKKVAMLTAGGLAPCLSAAVGGLIQRYTEISPKTEIIGFTNGYDGLLRKNFLTVNKKVREKAHVFYEFGGSPLGNSRVKLTNVKDCVKKGLVKEGQDPLKVAAENLKELGIEVLHTIGGDDTSLTAADLAKYLHDNGYELTVIGLPKTVDNDIVPIVQTLGAYTAAEHGANFFLNVAAESSANPRMLIVHEVMGRNCGYLTAKTAEVYHEKLKHLDYLDSFGLTRERYDVDAVLIPEVEYDMDKLAAYLNKKLTDNDCANIFISEGAGAAGIVKELESKGLEVPRDAFGHVKLDKVNVGQWHADALLTKANAGKTLVQKSGYYARAARPILQDLMLIKAMTDLAVEMAGKGIPGIIGHDEEKKGVLRCIEFTRIKGGKPFNAKLGWFTNLLKEIGQPDLK; via the coding sequence ATGTATATGCCTAAAAAAGTAGCAATGCTGACAGCAGGCGGGCTTGCCCCTTGCTTAAGTGCAGCCGTAGGAGGTCTCATTCAGCGTTATACGGAGATTTCACCAAAAACCGAGATAATAGGCTTTACCAACGGTTATGACGGGCTTTTAAGAAAGAATTTTCTCACAGTAAACAAGAAAGTCAGAGAAAAGGCGCATGTGTTTTATGAGTTTGGCGGCAGCCCTCTTGGCAATAGCCGAGTGAAACTTACAAACGTTAAAGACTGTGTTAAGAAGGGGCTCGTAAAAGAAGGGCAGGATCCCCTTAAGGTAGCTGCAGAAAATCTTAAAGAGCTTGGCATCGAGGTACTTCACACAATAGGCGGCGATGACACAAGTTTAACTGCCGCAGATTTGGCAAAGTATCTTCATGACAATGGCTATGAACTTACTGTTATCGGGCTTCCTAAGACTGTTGATAACGACATTGTGCCGATAGTTCAGACTCTGGGCGCTTACACGGCGGCAGAGCACGGCGCTAATTTCTTTCTAAACGTTGCAGCAGAGTCTTCAGCTAACCCTCGTATGCTCATAGTTCACGAGGTTATGGGACGTAACTGCGGTTATCTAACTGCTAAAACAGCCGAGGTTTATCACGAAAAGCTCAAGCATCTGGATTATCTGGACTCCTTCGGACTCACAAGAGAAAGATACGATGTTGACGCCGTGTTAATCCCAGAGGTTGAGTACGATATGGATAAACTTGCCGCTTATTTAAACAAAAAACTCACCGATAACGACTGCGCTAACATTTTTATTTCAGAGGGGGCAGGAGCCGCAGGCATCGTTAAGGAGCTTGAATCAAAAGGACTTGAAGTGCCGAGGGATGCCTTTGGTCACGTTAAACTTGACAAGGTAAACGTAGGTCAGTGGCATGCTGACGCTCTGCTTACTAAGGCAAACGCCGGCAAGACTCTCGTGCAAAAAAGCGGCTACTATGCAAGAGCCGCCCGCCCGATTCTACAGGACCTGATGCTGATTAAGGCCATGACTGACCTTGCTGTTGAGATGGCAGGGAAAGGCATACCAGGAATTATCGGTCATGACGAGGAAAAAAAGGGAGTGCTGCGCTGCATAGAGTTTACTCGCATCAAAGGCGGTAAACCGTTTAATGCTAAACTGGGCTGGTTTACAAATCTGCTTAAGGAAATCGGACAGCCGGATCTTAAATAA